One genomic region from Halomicrobium zhouii encodes:
- a CDS encoding class I adenylate-forming enzyme family protein yields MQTIVDLVAEGREREGALFEPAERATPFSYRDFCTNAWKVGNLLRHYGVREGARVAIVAGPKAPTAGDEPGWIRESPDAFQAFLGAALDGAVVDVDPPGAVDSKVLIAPSDWMDDYQAGPGTKPIAYGGPPEDPRIAHLEREAWSENPLQPPGEFGPENAVLAADRTYTHGDLLAASHRVVSEFDLTAEDRVALRAPVTQPGAIVAGLLAPMRAGATVLLGEGETGTVAVAADDEEVPEERVISPDDAAP; encoded by the coding sequence ATGCAGACGATCGTGGATCTCGTCGCCGAGGGACGCGAGCGCGAGGGCGCGCTGTTCGAGCCCGCCGAGCGAGCCACCCCCTTCAGCTACCGGGACTTCTGTACGAACGCGTGGAAGGTCGGGAACCTCCTCCGCCACTACGGCGTCCGGGAGGGCGCGCGCGTCGCCATCGTCGCTGGGCCGAAGGCGCCCACGGCCGGGGACGAACCGGGCTGGATCCGCGAGTCCCCCGACGCGTTCCAGGCGTTCCTCGGCGCGGCCCTCGACGGCGCCGTCGTCGACGTGGATCCGCCGGGCGCCGTCGATTCGAAGGTCCTGATCGCCCCGAGCGACTGGATGGACGACTACCAGGCGGGACCGGGCACCAAACCGATCGCCTACGGTGGTCCGCCGGAGGATCCCCGGATCGCCCACCTCGAACGCGAGGCCTGGAGCGAGAACCCGCTCCAGCCCCCGGGCGAGTTCGGGCCCGAAAACGCGGTGCTCGCCGCGGACAGGACCTACACCCACGGCGACCTGCTCGCCGCGAGCCACCGCGTCGTCTCGGAGTTCGACCTGACGGCCGAGGACAGGGTCGCGCTCAGGGCGCCGGTCACCCAGCCCGGAGCCATCGTTGCGGGGTTGCTCGCGCCCATGCGCGCGGGCGCGACAGTTCTCCTCGGGGAGGGAGAAACAGGCACGGTCGCAGTCGCTGCCGACGACGAGGAGGTCCCCGAAGAACGAGTTATTTCGCCGGACGACGCCGCACCGTAG
- a CDS encoding DUF7333 family protein, whose translation MEFNTTVTGAVFVVLFAILAGGTLTSGMPTPITMMILPGLLVFMLLTLLLGVKHGEYRARGSQ comes from the coding sequence ATGGAGTTCAACACGACCGTCACGGGCGCGGTGTTCGTCGTCCTGTTCGCAATCCTGGCCGGCGGCACGCTCACGAGCGGGATGCCGACCCCGATCACGATGATGATACTGCCCGGTCTACTGGTGTTCATGCTCCTGACGCTGTTGCTCGGCGTCAAGCACGGCGAGTACCGCGCGCGCGGCTCGCAGTGA
- a CDS encoding FAD-dependent oxidoreductase, with protein sequence MASDPADPPRTVVVGGGVAGLSAALFTARAGLPTRVVSAGEPILARNAHLENYPGFPAGINARLLLEMTRDQVEAAGAAFVDGTAVDVTPVDDDSEDEMRPDGDGGSNGDDGTAFTVSLEDGRELSADSVVAASWSDAAYLDDLDLGLIDRGSKRYVDVDEFGRSAVDGIYAAGRLAGTYHQAIVAAGHGATVGRTVVEDSDVPFYNDWVAPEGYFTGRGREVPPGCEEIDEAEWQRRAERSAETMREYFEDPAVEPPTMHPSVDHDE encoded by the coding sequence ATGGCTTCCGACCCAGCGGACCCACCACGGACCGTCGTCGTCGGCGGCGGCGTCGCCGGCCTCTCGGCGGCGCTGTTCACGGCGCGAGCGGGACTCCCGACCCGCGTCGTCTCGGCCGGCGAACCGATCCTCGCGCGCAACGCCCACCTGGAGAACTACCCCGGCTTCCCCGCGGGCATCAACGCGCGACTGCTGCTGGAGATGACCCGCGACCAGGTCGAGGCGGCGGGCGCGGCGTTCGTCGACGGGACCGCCGTGGACGTCACTCCGGTCGACGACGACTCCGAGGACGAGATGCGACCCGACGGCGATGGCGGGTCCAACGGTGACGACGGTACTGCCTTCACCGTCTCGCTGGAAGACGGGCGGGAACTGTCCGCCGACAGCGTCGTCGCGGCCTCGTGGTCCGACGCCGCCTACCTGGACGACCTGGACCTGGGCCTGATCGACCGCGGGAGCAAGCGCTACGTCGACGTCGACGAGTTCGGCCGGTCGGCCGTCGACGGCATCTACGCCGCCGGCCGCCTCGCTGGCACGTACCACCAGGCCATCGTCGCCGCTGGCCACGGCGCGACGGTCGGCCGAACCGTCGTCGAGGACTCGGACGTGCCGTTCTACAACGACTGGGTCGCACCGGAGGGGTACTTCACCGGCCGCGGGCGCGAGGTCCCGCCCGGCTGCGAGGAGATCGACGAGGCGGAGTGGCAGCGACGGGCCGAACGATCGGCGGAGACGATGCGGGAATACTTCGAGGACCCTGCCGTCGAACCGCCGACGATGCACCCGTCCGTGGACCACGACGAATAG
- a CDS encoding aldo/keto reductase yields the protein MATEQTPESAPLAQEMPMLGLGTWQNENPEQCAESVRTALEMGYRHVDTAQIYGNEAAVGDGIAAADVPREDVFLATKVWNDNHAHDDVISSTEESLDKLGVDSVDLLYVHWPSANYDPEDTLSAFAELKDRGLIDRIGVSNFEPHHLDAARDAVDEPIFANQVEMHPLLPQEELREYAAGTDVELVGYSPLARGQVLDVPEIQDVAAKHGVSEAQVSLAWLREKGVTAIPKATSRDHVADNWASLGLELDDEDVAAIDGIDRTDRQVNPGFGPDSWD from the coding sequence ATGGCTACCGAACAGACCCCCGAGAGCGCACCGCTCGCACAGGAGATGCCGATGCTGGGACTCGGCACCTGGCAGAACGAAAATCCGGAGCAGTGCGCGGAGAGCGTCAGGACGGCCCTGGAGATGGGATACCGTCACGTCGACACGGCACAGATATACGGCAACGAGGCCGCCGTCGGCGACGGCATCGCCGCGGCGGACGTCCCCAGGGAGGACGTCTTCCTCGCGACGAAGGTGTGGAACGACAACCACGCCCACGACGACGTGATTTCGAGCACCGAGGAGAGCCTCGACAAACTCGGCGTCGACTCCGTGGACCTCCTGTACGTCCACTGGCCGTCGGCGAACTACGACCCCGAGGACACCCTGTCGGCGTTCGCCGAACTGAAAGACAGGGGGCTGATCGACCGCATCGGCGTCTCGAACTTCGAGCCCCACCACCTCGACGCCGCGCGCGACGCCGTCGACGAACCCATCTTCGCCAACCAGGTGGAGATGCACCCGCTGCTTCCACAGGAGGAGCTCCGCGAGTACGCCGCGGGGACCGACGTCGAACTCGTCGGCTACTCCCCACTCGCCCGCGGGCAGGTGCTCGACGTGCCGGAGATCCAGGACGTCGCGGCGAAACACGGCGTCAGCGAGGCCCAGGTCAGCCTCGCCTGGCTCCGCGAGAAGGGCGTCACCGCCATTCCGAAAGCGACCAGCCGGGACCACGTCGCCGACAACTGGGCCAGCCTGGGCCTGGAGCTCGACGACGAGGACGTCGCCGCTATCGACGGCATCGACCGCACCGACCGGCAGGTGAACCCCGGTTTCGGGCCCGATAGCTGGGACTGA
- a CDS encoding type II toxin-antitoxin system RatA family toxin: MDNVEVSTVVYLPPAEVYEFLLDFPGYAKYSKYLESVRQDGDGAPGTRYDLHLAWWKLSYTARSEVTAVDPPEQIDWKLVKDIHAHGHWRVDPVPEAAPAGEDHASRVTLSIRFDPDTADSGTLDMPRLVSLDWVIGKVKPLVQDEAERIVERIVADLEGEPREVDLEIHTTPDSV, from the coding sequence GTGGACAACGTCGAGGTCAGTACCGTCGTCTACCTGCCGCCCGCTGAGGTCTACGAGTTCCTCCTGGACTTCCCGGGCTACGCGAAGTACTCGAAGTACCTCGAATCGGTGCGCCAGGACGGCGACGGCGCTCCCGGGACCCGGTACGACCTGCACCTCGCGTGGTGGAAACTCTCCTACACGGCCCGGTCGGAAGTGACCGCCGTCGACCCGCCGGAACAGATCGACTGGAAACTCGTCAAGGACATCCACGCCCACGGGCACTGGCGAGTCGACCCGGTACCAGAGGCCGCACCTGCCGGCGAGGACCACGCCTCCCGCGTCACCCTCTCGATCCGGTTCGACCCCGACACGGCCGATTCGGGCACACTCGACATGCCGCGACTCGTCTCGCTCGACTGGGTCATCGGCAAGGTGAAACCGCTCGTGCAGGACGAGGCCGAACGGATCGTCGAGCGCATCGTCGCCGACCTCGAGGGTGAACCCCGCGAGGTCGACCTGGAGATACACACGACGCCGGACTCGGTGTGA
- a CDS encoding halocyanin domain-containing protein — translation MSDGTADVSRRTFLHAASGAAAIGAASGAGAAQENESGGNESGGGGGGGGEPDYGTWFSNVDNFDGSTADATGQDEVTITVGAEGNGGAFAFDPPAVHVDPGATLLFEWTGEGGAHNAVSSDGTIDSGDPVAEAGVNYEVAIEEDGIYQYVCEPHEGQGMKGAVVVGSDYATVPTGGEGGGGPTLPDSAKSLGVAASFVMAATLGLAYFFMKFGGDYEQPDA, via the coding sequence ATGAGCGACGGTACAGCGGACGTGTCGCGCCGAACGTTCCTGCACGCTGCCTCGGGCGCCGCGGCTATCGGTGCCGCGTCGGGAGCCGGCGCCGCCCAGGAGAACGAGAGCGGCGGAAACGAGTCAGGTGGCGGCGGTGGCGGTGGTGGCGAACCGGACTACGGGACGTGGTTCAGCAACGTCGACAACTTCGACGGGTCGACCGCCGACGCCACTGGCCAGGACGAAGTCACCATCACCGTCGGTGCGGAGGGCAACGGCGGCGCGTTCGCGTTCGACCCGCCAGCCGTCCACGTCGACCCCGGCGCCACGCTGCTGTTCGAATGGACCGGCGAAGGCGGCGCGCACAACGCCGTCAGCAGCGACGGCACCATCGACTCGGGCGACCCGGTCGCCGAAGCGGGCGTCAACTACGAGGTCGCCATCGAGGAAGACGGCATCTACCAGTACGTCTGTGAACCCCACGAAGGCCAGGGGATGAAAGGCGCCGTCGTCGTCGGCTCCGACTACGCCACTGTCCCGACTGGCGGCGAGGGTGGCGGCGGGCCCACGCTCCCCGACAGCGCCAAATCACTCGGCGTGGCGGCGTCGTTCGTGATGGCGGCGACGCTCGGCCTGGCGTACTTCTTCATGAAGTTCGGCGGCGACTACGAACAGCCCGACGCGTAG
- a CDS encoding GNAT family N-acetyltransferase, which translates to MRQSEYTIRPYEASDFDGFLDLYAQVFDTDRDREWFDWKYGDNPYVDHVPILVAERDGDLVGARPFFALDVSVGGERRLALQPADAMVHPDHRRQGLFTRMTEAAIETYGDGEPSFFFNFPNHRSTPGNLKLGWKRVTDRSTYYRVQDPSALASGLSAPWSTVAALALRPVVGCHNWLSDRRTETADRVTVERRETVPSATLASLAVPEDRNGIRAWRDAQFYDWRFGNPAWTYDTYVAVDGSDAVAAMVTGTGVSAGIVQTKIVDVLPLPDDGVGGGRTADCLDALLARAVRDNAESDVLIAPATLPRSVAVGRGFRRDDRPPLSRVANPTTHVVRSLTGEWRVDGLDVTDPANWRLTFAEKDSN; encoded by the coding sequence GTGCGGCAGTCCGAATACACTATTCGGCCGTACGAGGCCAGCGACTTCGACGGATTTCTCGACCTCTACGCGCAGGTTTTCGACACCGACCGCGACCGGGAGTGGTTCGACTGGAAGTACGGCGACAACCCCTACGTCGACCACGTTCCGATACTCGTCGCGGAACGGGACGGCGACCTGGTGGGTGCCCGGCCCTTCTTCGCGCTCGACGTGTCGGTCGGCGGCGAGCGCCGCCTGGCACTCCAGCCGGCCGACGCGATGGTCCACCCCGACCACCGGCGTCAGGGCCTGTTCACCCGGATGACCGAGGCAGCGATCGAGACGTACGGCGACGGCGAGCCGTCCTTCTTCTTCAACTTCCCTAACCACCGGTCGACGCCGGGGAACCTGAAACTGGGCTGGAAGCGAGTGACGGATCGGTCGACGTACTACCGTGTTCAGGATCCGTCCGCCCTCGCGTCGGGGCTGTCGGCCCCGTGGAGCACAGTCGCGGCGCTCGCCCTGCGGCCAGTGGTCGGGTGTCACAACTGGCTGTCCGACCGTCGGACGGAGACCGCCGACCGCGTGACGGTAGAGCGTCGCGAGACGGTTCCGTCGGCGACGCTCGCGTCGCTGGCCGTGCCGGAGGACCGGAACGGGATCCGGGCGTGGCGGGACGCGCAGTTCTACGACTGGCGGTTCGGCAATCCCGCCTGGACGTACGACACCTACGTCGCGGTGGACGGCAGTGACGCGGTCGCCGCGATGGTCACCGGGACGGGGGTCAGCGCTGGCATCGTCCAGACGAAGATCGTGGACGTCCTGCCACTGCCAGACGACGGTGTCGGTGGCGGTCGCACCGCGGACTGTCTCGACGCGTTGCTCGCGCGAGCGGTGCGGGACAACGCCGAGTCGGACGTCCTGATCGCACCGGCGACGCTACCGCGTTCGGTCGCCGTCGGGCGGGGGTTCAGGCGCGACGACAGACCGCCGCTTTCGCGCGTCGCGAATCCGACGACGCACGTCGTGCGGTCGCTGACCGGGGAGTGGCGCGTCGACGGGCTCGACGTGACTGACCCGGCGAACTGGCGTCTCACCTTCGCCGAGAAGGACTCGAACTAG
- a CDS encoding GNAT family N-acetyltransferase, producing the protein MSRQEPVQREYAVRKFESSDLPAFLDLHSEAFDPNYGPEWFAWKYEDNPYVDHVPIFVAERDGDLVGARPFFALDVAVGGERALALQPGDTMVHPDHRRQGLFTRMTEAAIETYSDGKPAFFFNFPNHRSGPGYLKLGWQSVGEETTYYRIQNTNAFGLDESPAWKSVTGAAGLALGGYNRLSDLRTRSPDGVTVRRYESVPVETMADLAASESSSGIHVWRDERFYDWRFDTPAWDYATYVAERDGEPVAGMVVGTAVESGLRTTKVTDVVPTPDGEATDAQDALLHRLVRDYAESDVLAAPSALSRSALGRAGFRSDDRPPLGSVANPTTHVVRSLTGDWTHNGVDITDASNWRLTFSEQDTS; encoded by the coding sequence ATGAGCCGTCAGGAGCCTGTCCAGCGGGAGTACGCCGTCCGGAAGTTCGAGTCGAGCGACCTCCCGGCGTTCCTCGACCTGCACTCGGAGGCGTTCGATCCGAACTACGGTCCCGAGTGGTTCGCGTGGAAGTACGAAGACAACCCCTACGTCGACCACGTCCCAATCTTCGTCGCGGAACGGGACGGTGACCTGGTGGGTGCCCGGCCCTTCTTCGCGCTCGACGTGGCGGTCGGCGGCGAGCGAGCGCTGGCGCTCCAGCCCGGGGACACGATGGTCCACCCCGACCACCGGCGTCAGGGCCTGTTCACCCGGATGACCGAGGCTGCGATCGAGACGTACAGTGACGGGAAGCCGGCCTTCTTCTTCAACTTCCCCAACCACCGCTCCGGGCCGGGCTACCTGAAACTCGGCTGGCAGTCGGTCGGCGAAGAGACGACGTACTACCGGATACAGAACACGAACGCGTTCGGACTCGACGAGTCGCCGGCGTGGAAGTCGGTGACCGGCGCCGCCGGACTCGCACTCGGCGGCTACAACCGGCTGTCGGACCTGCGGACCCGGTCCCCCGACGGCGTGACCGTGCGGCGCTACGAGTCGGTCCCGGTCGAGACCATGGCGGATCTGGCGGCCAGCGAGTCGTCGAGCGGCATCCACGTCTGGCGGGACGAACGGTTCTACGACTGGCGCTTCGACACCCCCGCCTGGGACTACGCGACGTACGTCGCCGAGCGGGACGGCGAGCCAGTCGCCGGGATGGTCGTCGGCACCGCCGTCGAGTCCGGGCTCCGCACGACGAAGGTGACCGACGTCGTTCCGACGCCGGACGGGGAGGCGACCGACGCGCAGGACGCGCTCCTCCACCGGCTGGTTCGCGACTACGCAGAATCCGACGTCCTGGCCGCGCCGTCGGCGCTGTCGCGGTCAGCGCTCGGGCGTGCGGGGTTCCGGAGCGACGACCGGCCGCCGCTGGGCAGCGTCGCGAACCCGACGACGCACGTCGTCCGGTCGCTGACCGGCGACTGGACCCACAACGGCGTCGACATCACCGACGCGTCGAACTGGCGGCTCACCTTCTCCGAACAGGATACGAGCTAG
- the trpB gene encoding tryptophan synthase subunit beta: MSNDEERSGEFGQFGGRHVPDVMKEPLAHLAAAFEDVTSTDEFQAEFRAVLRDYAGRPTPLFHAENLSEAWGTDVYLKREDLLHGGAHKINNCVGQALLAKKAGKSRLIAETGAGQHGTATAMVGALFDLDTEIYMGKKDVERQTMNVFRMRLMGAEVNEVTRGDEGLADAVDAALEDFAGNVEDTHYLVGSVVGPDPFPRMVRDFQSVIGEEAREQFLERTGELPDAAVACVGGGSNAMGLFHAFRDDDDVDFYGGEGGGEGADSKRHAAPLDTGTEDVLHGMKTRVIDDDVEVHSVSAGLDYPGVGPEHAMFREVGRCEYRGITDDEALAAFRELSEAEGIIPALESAHGIALAKQLAEEGEHDTLLVNLSGRGDKDMETAAAQFDLD, from the coding sequence ATGAGTAACGACGAGGAGCGCTCGGGCGAGTTCGGACAGTTCGGCGGGCGACACGTGCCAGACGTGATGAAAGAACCACTGGCGCACCTGGCTGCCGCGTTCGAGGACGTCACGTCCACAGACGAGTTCCAGGCGGAGTTCCGCGCAGTCCTCCGGGACTACGCCGGCCGGCCGACGCCGCTGTTCCACGCCGAGAACCTCTCGGAAGCGTGGGGGACGGACGTCTACCTCAAGCGCGAGGACCTGCTCCACGGCGGCGCCCACAAGATCAACAACTGCGTCGGCCAGGCCCTGCTGGCGAAGAAGGCGGGCAAGTCGCGGCTCATCGCCGAGACCGGCGCCGGACAGCACGGCACGGCGACGGCGATGGTCGGCGCGCTGTTCGACCTGGACACGGAGATCTACATGGGGAAGAAGGACGTCGAGCGCCAGACGATGAACGTCTTCCGCATGCGCCTGATGGGCGCGGAGGTCAACGAGGTTACTCGCGGGGACGAGGGGCTGGCCGACGCCGTCGACGCCGCCCTGGAGGACTTCGCCGGCAACGTCGAGGACACCCACTACCTCGTCGGCAGCGTCGTCGGCCCGGACCCATTCCCGCGGATGGTTCGGGATTTCCAGTCCGTCATCGGCGAGGAGGCCCGCGAGCAGTTCCTGGAGCGGACCGGGGAGCTCCCGGACGCCGCCGTGGCCTGCGTCGGCGGCGGCTCGAACGCGATGGGACTGTTCCACGCGTTCCGCGACGACGACGACGTCGACTTCTACGGCGGGGAGGGCGGCGGCGAGGGCGCGGACTCGAAGCGCCACGCCGCGCCGCTGGACACCGGGACGGAGGACGTCCTCCACGGGATGAAGACGCGCGTCATCGACGACGACGTCGAGGTCCACTCCGTCTCCGCGGGCCTGGACTACCCCGGTGTCGGCCCCGAACACGCGATGTTCCGCGAAGTCGGCCGCTGTGAGTACCGTGGTATCACCGATGACGAGGCCCTGGCGGCCTTCCGGGAACTGAGCGAAGCCGAGGGGATCATCCCCGCGCTGGAGTCGGCCCACGGCATCGCGCTGGCGAAGCAACTCGCCGAGGAGGGCGAACACGACACGCTGCTCGTCAACCTGAGCGGGCGCGGCGACAAGGACATGGAGACCGCGGCGGCCCAGTTCGACCTCGACTGA